GTTACGATACGCAAAAGAGAAAGAATCGGTCCGTTCGGACACAGCCAGACGGGTTCCTCAAACGGGGCCTCGAATTCGTTGCTGAGGTGATTCTCATCCTTGAACGTCGTAAAGAGAGGCGTCCTTGTGGCGAACTGGAATTCCTCTTCATGGAATGCGCTGTCGATTTCGAGCGTCAGGAAACCATTTATCCGGGCCGCCGTATAACGACGGCCCTGCACTCTTCTGTCCCGGCTGTTGTATTCCGATGAGAGCGCCTGTCCCTGCCATTCAAGAGAGACCTTAAACGGCGATGCCGGATCTTCCTTTAATCCGGCCGAGGTTAGAATCTCTGCTAACACCTTCCTGATACCCGGATCAGGCGCACCGGCCGGGAGGTTTCTAACTTCGTTTAAAGCGAAGGTCTTCTGGCCCCGCATCAGCGTTACCAGATCGTCGTCCGGTAAGGAATACTCCCGTTCTGCCGATGAGGTGCATCCGACAGAAAAGGTTAACAGAAGGAGCAAAGCTCTGAAATAACGGTTCATTTTCATCCTCTTACAAATCTCTTCAAAAAAGCGATGCCTCTTCTTCTTGAATATCGACGGGACGCAGCTCGCCGTCTTTCTTCTGGAGCATCTGCAGACGTTTTTCGGCCTGACCTAAATAATCCGTGCACAGATCGCGCAGCTTGATACCCTCTTCGTAAGCGGCGAGGGATTCGTCGAGGCTGAGCTCGCCCGATTCAAGATTGCGCGTGATCTCTTCAAGACGGTCGAGGGCGTCTTCAAAACGGAACTCTTCTGTGTCTTTGCGTTTCTTGCTCATGGCAATGGCCTCTGTTATGTGGAGAATAGCGGATCAGCTCAGATGACTGAGCAGTGAGACGAGCTCCTGCATGGTAGGATGCACGACCTGCTTGCGTCTGGCAAAGATTTTTTCGCAGTCCTCAAGGAAACGTCCGGGCCTGTACGAATGTCCGGTGATTCCCCAGGAAAGCGGCGGCACATACGACGACGGCGAACCGGCAAAGATGTTCGAGCCGGCATCGACGACCGTGCCCGTATTGAGCATCGTGCCGATCGCCGTCTTCACGCAATCCCCGAGAATAGAGCCGAACTTGATCTTGCCCGTTTCGAGCGTGAAGAACGAGCTTGCACGCGTAGGAAAGCGCTCTTGCGGCAGTTGCAGGCGTATCTCGCCGTAGTTATTCTTAAGATCGGATGTCGTCGTCAGAGCGCCGAGGTTGACCCAGTTGCCGATCAGGCTATGACCGACGAAGCCTTCATGATGCTTGTTCGAGAAGCGTCCGAAGAGCGAATTCTCGATCTCTCCGCCGACGCGGCAGCCTTCGCCGAGCACGGTGCCGCCTGTGATGCGGACGTTATCCAGATGGCAGTCCGGCGCCGCATAGAACGGTCCGGCGATGTACGTGAACGGAGTGAGCGAGCATCGCTCGTCGATAACGACCGGACCTTCGCGCGTATCAAAGACGACGCCGGGCGGCACCTCGACGGACTGATGAATCCACAGATCCTGCTTTGCTCCGATGAGCTGTGCGGCCTGACGGTGTTCAAAGTCTTCTCGGTTTAAAAGAAAAAGATCGGCGGCGATGCGCGACGGAGCGTCGTCAAGCAGCGCGACGACGTCGGCCGAGAACTCGACGTCATCATAGAGGGATTGTAGCTCTGTCTCGACAAAAGAGCGGCGGTCGGCGCCCGTATGCGCATGCTCCGACGAAAAAGCCGTCAGATCGACCTTCGCCTGATCGGCGCGAAAAGGAACAAGGCCGAGCCGGTCGGCAAAGAGCCGCTCCAGCCGGGCATCGGGATGCAGATACACGGGCACCGCATCAGGATGCAGGCGTCTGATGCGTTCGATGTCCGAGAAGATGCCGTTGCGATACGCGAAAACGGGCTCGAAGCGACTGAGCACTCGTCCTGCCGGATGATCGAGATCGACAAGCAGGAACTTCATGCATCACTCCACCGTTACGGATTTTGCAAGGTTACGCGGCTGATCGGGCTCACATCCTCTTTCTATGGCTGCATAGTAGGCCAGCAGCTGCAACGGAATGACCGTTAAAAGCGGCGTCAGGAAGTCGGGTGCGGCAGGAATATGGAAGTAATGATCGGCGAGATCGGGAACCATCGTATCGCCTTCGGTGCAGATGGCGAGGATCTTGCCTTTGCGTGCCTTTACTTCCTGGATGTTCGACACCATCTTGTCGTAGACCTCGGTCTTCGGAGCGATGCATACGACGGGGATGTTCTCGTCGATGAGGGCGATCGGTCCATGCTTGAACTCACCGCCTGCATAACCCGAGGCATGAATGTACGAGATCTCCTTCAGCTTCAGGGCGCCTTCAAGCGCCGTCGGATGGTTATAATAGCGACCCAGGAAGATGAAGTCGCGGGCGCCGATATACTCGCGCGCCCAGTGGCGGATCTCTTCGGCCCGCGCAAGGATCGATTCGATCTTCACCGGCAGCTTGCGAATCTCTTCAAAGATGGCTTCGCGCTCCTCTTTCTGCGTGATCCAGCGGATGCCCGACATATAAAGCGAGAAGAAAAGCATGTTTAACAGCTGAGCCGTATAGGCCTTCGTCGAGGCCACGCCGATTTCTGGCCCCGCCATCAGGTTGATGAAGGCATCGGAATCCCGGGCGATCGTCGAATCGACGCGATTCACAAAAGAGAGCACGCGGCAGAACTTCGACTTTGCCTCGAGGATGCCGGCCAGCGTATCGGCCGTCTCGCCGCTCTGCGAGATACCGATGACCATCGTATCGCCTTCAGCGATCGGATTGCGGTAACGGAACTCCGACGACAGATC
This region of Leptonema illini DSM 21528 genomic DNA includes:
- a CDS encoding glucose-1-phosphate thymidylyltransferase, with the protein product MKFLLVDLDHPAGRVLSRFEPVFAYRNGIFSDIERIRRLHPDAVPVYLHPDARLERLFADRLGLVPFRADQAKVDLTAFSSEHAHTGADRRSFVETELQSLYDDVEFSADVVALLDDAPSRIAADLFLLNREDFEHRQAAQLIGAKQDLWIHQSVEVPPGVVFDTREGPVVIDERCSLTPFTYIAGPFYAAPDCHLDNVRITGGTVLGEGCRVGGEIENSLFGRFSNKHHEGFVGHSLIGNWVNLGALTTTSDLKNNYGEIRLQLPQERFPTRASSFFTLETGKIKFGSILGDCVKTAIGTMLNTGTVVDAGSNIFAGSPSSYVPPLSWGITGHSYRPGRFLEDCEKIFARRKQVVHPTMQELVSLLSHLS
- a CDS encoding exodeoxyribonuclease VII small subunit — translated: MSKKRKDTEEFRFEDALDRLEEITRNLESGELSLDESLAAYEEGIKLRDLCTDYLGQAEKRLQMLQKKDGELRPVDIQEEEASLF